In the genome of Candidatus Omnitrophota bacterium, one region contains:
- the rfaD gene encoding ADP-glyceromanno-heptose 6-epimerase has translation MIVVTGAAGFIGSCLVAKLNELKRQDIIAVDHYDGDDDPKKKNLAGKKYVRYFDKAEFLKLIRRGHFDFNVDCIFHMGACSSTILQDAAYFQTNNFEYSCHVADWAVKFKARLIYASSAATYGDGSRGYSDDETKISRLKPLNLYGGSKQKFDEWVLAHGYQDRMVGVKFFNVFGPNEYHKGDMQSVVAKAYDRVVSDGKMALFRSYNPQYKDGEQMRDFIYVKDAVDALLFFMDHKDVNGIFNLGMGHARTWNDLAAALFSAVGKPVHVEYSEMPEILKTRYQYFTQADISKLRRAGYVKPFLSLEDGVRDYCGYLKNKSIL, from the coding sequence ATGATCGTCGTCACCGGAGCCGCGGGGTTTATCGGCAGCTGCTTAGTCGCGAAGCTCAATGAATTGAAGCGTCAGGACATCATCGCCGTGGACCATTATGACGGCGACGATGATCCTAAAAAGAAGAATTTGGCCGGAAAGAAATATGTGCGTTATTTTGACAAGGCCGAGTTCTTAAAACTCATCCGCCGCGGCCATTTTGATTTCAACGTTGACTGTATTTTTCACATGGGCGCGTGCAGTTCCACCATTTTGCAGGATGCCGCGTATTTTCAGACCAATAATTTTGAATATTCCTGCCATGTTGCCGATTGGGCCGTCAAGTTCAAGGCCCGTTTGATCTATGCTTCGTCCGCCGCGACCTACGGCGACGGCAGTCGGGGCTACAGTGACGATGAAACAAAAATTTCCCGGCTAAAACCGCTGAATCTCTATGGCGGATCCAAACAAAAATTTGATGAGTGGGTCTTGGCCCATGGCTATCAGGACCGCATGGTGGGGGTGAAGTTCTTTAACGTGTTCGGTCCCAATGAATACCACAAGGGGGACATGCAAAGTGTTGTCGCCAAGGCCTATGACAGGGTCGTCTCCGACGGGAAAATGGCGCTTTTTAGATCCTATAACCCCCAGTATAAAGACGGAGAACAGATGCGGGATTTCATTTATGTCAAAGACGCCGTTGACGCGCTTTTGTTCTTTATGGACCATAAGGACGTTAACGGGATCTTTAATCTGGGGATGGGCCATGCCCGCACGTGGAATGATCTGGCCGCCGCGCTTTTTTCCGCCGTGGGCAAACCGGTCCACGTTGAATATAGTGAAATGCCGGAGATCTTAAAGACGCGTTACCAATATTTTACACAAGCTGATATCAGCAAATTGCGCCGGGCCGGGTATGTGAAACCGTTTTTGTCTTTGGAAGATGGTGTCCGTGATTATTGCGGGTATCTTAAAAACAAAAGTATTTTATAA
- a CDS encoding EAL domain-containing protein, giving the protein MHLERKTLAMDSGTLNNQRILVVDDEPAISQLLLLLLGTHGYKATAVKNGREALEKVNGDVDLILLDLLLPDQQGFKVCRLLKSNARTQNIPIIIISANTQSRDKIESFHLGVDDYLAKPFEPEELFARIEAVLRRSNHTVDHEHSQQQYAVMHELRQIIKHERIIPYFQPIYFLKPMRLFGLEVLSRPQTKGILSNPEEMFKAALRFGLYYQLEMVVWRKALAIATRLFDQEHLFLNCDPYLVESDKFVVVKDMFSDWGMPSQKVFLEITERSAISQYKIFFDRLLDYRREGFKIAIDDVGGGFASLESIVETRPEVIKLDRHIVSGLAYDCVKKSIVKLIASFCRENNVICVAEGIEDKQDLDMLIELGVDAGQGYYLCRPTPNVDLKAMSVITH; this is encoded by the coding sequence TTGCACCTCGAAAGGAAAACCCTGGCGATGGACAGCGGTACGCTCAACAATCAAAGGATTTTGGTCGTCGATGATGAACCCGCGATCTCCCAGCTTCTTTTATTGCTTCTGGGCACACACGGGTATAAGGCCACGGCCGTTAAAAACGGCCGTGAGGCCCTGGAAAAAGTCAATGGCGATGTGGACCTCATCCTTCTTGATCTTCTCTTACCGGACCAACAGGGCTTTAAGGTCTGCCGGCTTTTAAAAAGCAATGCCCGGACCCAAAATATCCCCATCATCATTATCAGCGCCAATACCCAGAGCCGTGACAAGATCGAAAGTTTTCATCTCGGAGTGGATGATTATCTGGCCAAGCCCTTTGAGCCCGAAGAATTGTTCGCCCGCATTGAAGCCGTGCTGAGGCGCAGCAATCATACAGTCGACCACGAGCACTCACAGCAGCAGTACGCGGTGATGCATGAATTGCGGCAGATCATCAAGCATGAACGGATCATTCCGTATTTCCAGCCCATTTATTTCTTAAAACCCATGCGTTTGTTCGGCCTTGAGGTCTTGAGCCGTCCCCAGACCAAGGGGATTTTATCCAACCCGGAGGAGATGTTCAAAGCCGCCTTGCGTTTCGGCCTGTATTATCAGTTGGAAATGGTGGTCTGGAGAAAGGCATTGGCGATCGCGACACGGCTCTTTGATCAGGAGCATTTGTTCTTGAATTGCGACCCCTATCTGGTTGAAAGCGACAAGTTCGTTGTGGTCAAAGACATGTTCAGCGACTGGGGAATGCCCAGTCAGAAAGTATTTTTGGAGATCACGGAACGTTCCGCCATCAGCCAATACAAGATATTTTTTGACCGCCTTTTGGATTACCGCCGGGAAGGGTTCAAGATCGCCATTGACGACGTGGGCGGCGGTTTTGCCAGCCTGGAGTCCATCGTTGAAACACGTCCGGAAGTCATCAAACTCGACCGGCACATCGTGTCCGGCCTGGCTTACGACTGCGTGAAAAAAAGCATCGTCAAATTGATCGCTTCTTTTTGCCGGGAAAATAATGTGATCTGCGTTGCGGAAGGCATTGAAGACAAACAGGACCTTGATATGCTCATCGAATTGGGCGTGGACGCCGGTCAGGGTTATTATCTGTGCCGGCCGACCCCGAACGTTGACCTTAAAGCCATGTCCGTCATTACCCATTAA
- a CDS encoding dihydrofolate reductase — translation MFSIIVAMDDRRGIGKNGALPWHLPEDLKHFKDMTTRTSGPSQKNAVIMGRKTWESLPEKFRPLPNRLNVVLSRSAGFKAQGALVEPTLERAMEVLEKDPKIENIFVIGGAQIYTYALHHPLCQRLFVTFVAGDLACDVFFPSIPNRFKEVRRTPVSSGSGPSYCFAEFSVLGQ, via the coding sequence ATGTTTTCCATTATTGTTGCCATGGATGATCGCAGGGGGATCGGCAAGAACGGTGCCCTGCCGTGGCATCTTCCCGAGGACTTAAAACATTTTAAGGACATGACGACCAGGACCTCTGGCCCGTCTCAAAAAAATGCCGTCATTATGGGACGCAAAACCTGGGAATCTCTACCCGAGAAATTCAGGCCTTTGCCTAACCGTTTGAATGTGGTCTTGAGCCGGAGTGCCGGTTTTAAAGCGCAGGGGGCCTTGGTCGAACCGACCCTTGAAAGAGCGATGGAGGTGTTAGAGAAAGATCCTAAAATAGAAAATATTTTTGTGATTGGCGGCGCTCAAATTTATACATACGCCCTTCATCATCCTCTATGCCAACGTTTGTTTGTAACGTTTGTTGCGGGTGATCTTGCTTGTGACGTTTTCTTCCCATCCATTCCAAACCGCTTTAAAGAAGTCCGCCGCACCCCTGTTTCCTCCGGATCCGGCCCATCGTATTGTTTTGCCGAATTTTCTGTTTTAGGTCAATAA
- a CDS encoding thymidylate synthase: MRQYLDLVRHILEHGEKKEDRTGTGTISVFGYQTKYDLRHGFPILTTKKVLFDAVVHELLWFLRGATNINDDLKAHTPIWNAWADADGELGPIYGYQWRKWERFVWDEKAKAYRKEHVDQIRQALDLIKTDPGSRRIIVSTWNVADIGRMALPPCHALIQFYVANGRLDCQMYQRSADVALGVPFNIASYALLMSMAAAECGLTPGIFVHTLGDAHIYLNHIDGLKIQLERAPGPLPRLELAKKNVLDYRFEDIKLIGYQPAAFIKFPIAV, translated from the coding sequence ATGAGGCAATATTTGGACCTGGTGCGCCATATCCTGGAGCACGGCGAGAAAAAAGAAGACCGCACCGGCACCGGGACGATCTCTGTTTTCGGCTACCAGACGAAATATGACCTGCGCCACGGTTTCCCTATTTTAACCACCAAGAAAGTCCTTTTTGATGCCGTGGTCCATGAATTGTTGTGGTTCTTGCGCGGGGCCACCAACATCAACGATGATCTCAAAGCCCATACACCTATTTGGAACGCCTGGGCTGATGCCGACGGGGAGTTAGGGCCTATTTACGGGTATCAGTGGCGCAAATGGGAAAGATTCGTATGGGATGAAAAGGCAAAGGCCTATCGCAAAGAGCATGTGGACCAGATCCGCCAGGCCCTGGACCTCATCAAGACAGATCCGGGCTCCCGGCGCATCATTGTCAGCACCTGGAATGTCGCTGATATCGGGCGCATGGCTTTGCCGCCCTGCCACGCTTTGATCCAGTTTTACGTTGCCAATGGACGTCTGGATTGCCAAATGTATCAGCGCTCGGCGGATGTGGCTTTGGGTGTGCCGTTCAATATCGCCAGTTACGCGCTTCTGATGAGCATGGCCGCTGCCGAATGCGGCCTTACCCCGGGGATCTTCGTCCACACCCTGGGGGACGCTCATATTTATCTCAACCACATCGACGGGCTCAAGATCCAGCTGGAACGCGCGCCCGGGCCATTACCCCGTCTGGAATTGGCAAAGAAAAATGTCCTGGACTACCGCTTTGAAGACATTAAATTGATCGGCTATCAGCCGGCCGCCTTCATCAAATTTCCTATTGCAGTATGA
- the glgP gene encoding alpha-glucan family phosphorylase, giving the protein MNYDEFISAIEDFSHYAKDITPESYFGFPLQPILDAEKKLAEEGHRSVAYFSMEYGLAPSIYNSFRLSGPMSAKNQFFKHEVFSNYWLSDYVFKIDINKMLDIPIYSGGLGVLAGDTVKTMADLGVVSVAFGILWNKGYFKQNFWYKHGQVPEELSWDPCTYPGLIPLKHRVIMSTKNGDLHLRLWKYYVFSYDKKHVCPLVLLDSNVPQNSEHFRKLTDQLYRSDHVSWRIFQRSILGIGGMKAVGKLDLKIGCYHLNEGHAAFAILEKYIGLTDKNRMDEEKKKFVFTCHTPVAAGHDRFGIRDIEEIFPDEYVQAAKKFGKEGPDSQDISLTHICLDNCRQVNAVAQKHGEIMRLQFPAYAKRIDAITNGVHIHTWVSESFAALFDRYPHVFGDWRREPKNLEHVSKLMRDDHFRKDIFEAHQANKRNFLAVVKPWKLDENVLTIGWARRITGYKRPSLLFHRIDEVLDLARKIGPIQIVLAGKAHPNDNIGAAHIQDILSHIDKLNAQYDLIKVLILENYDTYFGKLLSNSVDVWLNNPLPPFEASGTSGMKAILNGVVQLSTLDGWVVEAARDNIGWIFGYEHHGREIGSESNLRLDEDSAALCRVLKEVMTLYYQTNRKGSVDARSPWVDKMIHCVRRGAFFNTQRMVEEYRLKMWEKKG; this is encoded by the coding sequence ATGAATTACGACGAATTCATTTCCGCCATAGAAGATTTTTCCCATTACGCCAAAGACATCACGCCGGAGTCCTATTTTGGTTTTCCCCTGCAGCCGATCCTGGACGCGGAAAAGAAATTGGCCGAAGAGGGACACAGGTCCGTGGCGTATTTTTCCATGGAATATGGCCTGGCACCCAGCATTTACAATTCCTTTCGCTTGAGCGGCCCCATGAGCGCAAAGAACCAGTTCTTTAAGCACGAGGTTTTCTCCAATTACTGGCTGTCCGATTACGTTTTTAAGATCGATATCAACAAGATGCTCGATATCCCCATTTACAGCGGGGGTTTGGGTGTTCTCGCCGGGGACACGGTCAAAACCATGGCGGATCTGGGCGTTGTGTCCGTGGCTTTCGGGATCTTATGGAACAAGGGGTATTTCAAACAGAATTTCTGGTATAAACACGGCCAGGTACCCGAGGAACTTTCCTGGGACCCGTGCACCTATCCGGGGCTGATCCCTTTAAAACACCGCGTGATCATGTCCACCAAGAACGGGGATCTTCATTTGCGGCTGTGGAAATATTATGTGTTCAGTTACGACAAAAAGCATGTCTGTCCGCTGGTCCTGCTGGATTCCAATGTTCCCCAGAACAGCGAGCATTTCCGTAAACTCACCGACCAGCTTTATCGCAGCGATCACGTGTCATGGCGTATTTTCCAGCGCTCCATCCTGGGCATCGGCGGCATGAAAGCCGTCGGGAAGCTGGATCTGAAGATCGGCTGTTATCATCTCAATGAAGGCCACGCGGCGTTCGCCATTCTCGAGAAATACATCGGGCTCACAGACAAGAACCGCATGGATGAAGAAAAAAAGAAGTTCGTTTTCACCTGCCATACGCCGGTGGCGGCGGGGCACGACCGTTTCGGCATCCGCGATATTGAAGAGATCTTTCCCGACGAATACGTGCAGGCCGCCAAAAAATTCGGCAAGGAAGGGCCGGATTCCCAGGACATCAGCCTGACCCATATCTGCCTGGACAATTGCCGTCAGGTCAATGCCGTGGCGCAAAAACACGGGGAGATCATGCGCCTGCAGTTTCCCGCGTACGCGAAACGCATTGATGCCATCACCAACGGCGTGCACATCCACACCTGGGTTTCGGAATCTTTTGCCGCGCTCTTTGACCGCTATCCCCATGTTTTCGGCGACTGGAGACGGGAGCCGAAGAACCTGGAACACGTGTCAAAATTGATGCGCGACGACCATTTCCGTAAAGATATCTTTGAAGCGCATCAGGCCAATAAGCGCAACTTCCTTGCCGTGGTCAAGCCGTGGAAATTGGACGAAAACGTCCTGACCATCGGCTGGGCGCGGCGCATCACAGGGTATAAACGGCCTTCATTATTGTTCCATCGCATTGATGAGGTCCTGGATCTGGCGCGCAAGATAGGCCCCATCCAGATCGTGCTGGCCGGCAAAGCGCACCCCAATGACAATATCGGCGCCGCCCACATCCAGGATATTTTAAGCCATATCGACAAGCTCAACGCGCAGTATGACCTGATCAAGGTCTTGATCCTAGAGAATTACGATACGTATTTCGGAAAATTGTTGAGCAATTCCGTGGATGTGTGGCTCAATAATCCTCTGCCGCCCTTCGAGGCCTCCGGCACCAGCGGCATGAAAGCCATTCTCAACGGGGTGGTCCAACTGTCCACCCTCGACGGGTGGGTGGTGGAGGCGGCCAGGGACAATATCGGATGGATCTTCGGATATGAACATCACGGCCGTGAGATCGGCAGCGAATCCAATCTTCGTCTCGACGAGGACTCGGCAGCCCTGTGCCGGGTATTGAAAGAGGTCATGACGCTGTATTACCAGACCAACCGCAAGGGAAGCGTGGATGCGCGCAGTCCCTGGGTTGACAAGATGATCCATTGCGTGCGCCGGGGGGCTTTTTTCAATACCCAGCGCATGGTGGAAGAATACCGTTTGAAGATGTGGGAGAAGAAGGGATGA
- a CDS encoding glycosyltransferase family 2 protein, whose protein sequence is MSSVTIIIPAYKEEGNIEAAIDSAVAAAQGAGTDYEIIVVDDGSPDRTGEFARLRAESNPGIRVALNATNEGFGYSFARGVKMASKDYVTVFPGDNDMAMSSLKDLIASRGSSDLVISYMQKTKHRSLFRRAVSRSFVGMMNMLFGLRLQYYNGAFICKTQLLRSIPIKSTGLAALAECLVRLLKKGTPYRTVYFEHAGRRHEQSKAFRFKSIRAVAKTIGILIKDIYFPPRDSA, encoded by the coding sequence ATGAGCAGTGTGACCATCATCATTCCCGCTTACAAAGAGGAAGGCAATATTGAAGCCGCCATTGACAGCGCGGTGGCCGCGGCCCAGGGCGCGGGCACGGATTATGAGATCATCGTCGTGGACGACGGCAGTCCGGACCGGACCGGAGAGTTCGCGCGTTTGAGGGCTGAAAGCAATCCCGGCATACGGGTGGCCCTCAACGCGACCAATGAGGGGTTCGGTTATTCGTTCGCCCGCGGGGTCAAGATGGCGTCCAAGGACTATGTGACTGTTTTTCCGGGCGACAATGACATGGCCATGAGTTCTCTCAAGGACCTGATCGCTTCCCGCGGGTCCTCGGACCTGGTCATTTCGTATATGCAAAAGACCAAGCACCGTTCTCTGTTCCGCCGGGCGGTGTCACGATCGTTCGTCGGGATGATGAACATGCTTTTTGGCCTGCGTTTGCAGTATTACAACGGCGCGTTCATCTGCAAGACACAGTTGCTGCGGTCCATCCCCATCAAGTCCACCGGCCTGGCGGCTCTGGCCGAATGCCTGGTGCGGCTTTTGAAGAAAGGGACCCCCTACCGGACGGTTTATTTTGAACATGCCGGACGCCGGCATGAGCAGTCCAAGGCCTTTCGTTTCAAGAGCATCAGGGCCGTGGCTAAAACCATCGGTATCCTGATCAAAGATATTTATTTCCCGCCCCGGGACTCCGCATGA
- a CDS encoding thiamine pyrophosphate-binding protein, with the protein MKLSDFIAQFLYGQGIKHVFVVSGGAIIHSVDSVARHPEMSYVCVAHEQAAGAAADAYSRIGPALGTAMVTSGPGATNLTTSICNAYFDSIPVLFICGQVTTPRLRPNENLRQKGFQETDIVSLFKSITKYVARVMDPYDIQYELQKAVYLAKEGRPGPVALDIPDDLQRMDIDVSRLKTFIPVGTQPKDIKKQTGTLSSWITSAKRPVLIYGAGIRIAGAMDAALDFARRSHIPVLLTWGGKDLMAFDDPLNMGGLGVVGPRAGNFAAQNADLIIAVGTRLSQMITGGKTTLFAPRAKKVMVDIDPNELNKFTKNDFSLDMDVEADLNHFFEHMRVHAPDRDHFKEWREQIKAWAKKYPVCPVDKYERTKHVDGHVFVKAVSKAALDNDVFITDTGANISWTLQAIEMKQGQRMFSAWNHTPMGYALSASIGAAFACPGRILCLTGDGGLMMNIEELATIRRYRLNVKVFIFNNGGHAIQKQTIDTWLNSNYAAVNEATGLSFPDFVKTAEAFGLPAFRIRDHGELDKTMARVLAVQGPVVCDVMIDPDQTIEPMLKFGSGLEDLNPKLPFDEIAKIMTVSNS; encoded by the coding sequence ATGAAATTATCGGATTTCATCGCGCAGTTCTTATACGGGCAGGGGATCAAACACGTGTTCGTGGTCTCGGGTGGGGCCATCATCCATTCTGTTGATTCCGTGGCGCGCCATCCCGAGATGTCCTATGTTTGCGTGGCCCATGAACAGGCCGCCGGTGCTGCCGCGGACGCGTATTCGCGCATAGGCCCTGCTTTGGGCACAGCCATGGTCACCTCGGGCCCCGGCGCCACCAATCTCACCACCAGCATCTGCAACGCGTATTTTGATTCTATCCCCGTCTTGTTCATCTGCGGGCAGGTCACGACCCCGCGCCTGCGGCCCAACGAAAATTTACGCCAGAAAGGGTTTCAGGAAACGGACATTGTTTCTTTGTTCAAGTCCATCACCAAATACGTTGCGCGTGTCATGGACCCGTATGACATTCAATATGAATTGCAAAAAGCCGTTTATCTCGCCAAAGAAGGCAGGCCGGGGCCCGTGGCCCTGGACATTCCCGACGATCTGCAGAGGATGGACATTGACGTCAGCCGTTTGAAGACGTTCATCCCCGTAGGGACGCAACCCAAGGACATCAAGAAGCAGACGGGAACATTATCATCCTGGATCACGTCTGCCAAACGGCCTGTTCTCATTTACGGGGCAGGCATCCGCATCGCCGGTGCCATGGACGCGGCTTTGGACTTCGCGCGGCGTTCCCATATCCCTGTGCTTTTGACCTGGGGCGGCAAAGACCTGATGGCGTTTGACGATCCTTTGAACATGGGGGGTTTGGGTGTTGTGGGCCCAAGGGCCGGCAATTTTGCGGCGCAGAACGCGGACTTGATCATTGCCGTCGGCACCCGTTTGTCGCAAATGATCACCGGCGGTAAAACGACTTTATTCGCGCCCAGGGCCAAGAAAGTCATGGTGGATATTGATCCCAACGAGTTGAACAAATTTACCAAGAATGATTTTTCTCTGGATATGGATGTTGAGGCAGACCTTAACCATTTCTTTGAGCATATGCGCGTCCACGCTCCTGACCGGGACCACTTTAAAGAATGGAGGGAGCAGATCAAGGCGTGGGCAAAAAAATATCCGGTTTGTCCGGTTGATAAATATGAACGGACAAAGCATGTTGACGGCCATGTTTTTGTGAAGGCCGTTTCCAAGGCCGCGCTTGACAATGACGTGTTCATCACCGATACCGGGGCCAATATTTCCTGGACCCTGCAGGCTATTGAGATGAAGCAGGGCCAGCGTATGTTCTCCGCGTGGAACCATACGCCGATGGGTTACGCATTGTCGGCGAGCATCGGGGCCGCGTTCGCCTGCCCCGGCCGGATTTTATGCCTCACCGGCGACGGGGGATTGATGATGAACATCGAGGAATTGGCCACCATCCGGCGGTATCGCTTGAACGTTAAAGTGTTCATTTTCAATAACGGAGGCCACGCCATCCAAAAACAGACCATTGATACGTGGCTGAATTCCAATTATGCCGCGGTCAATGAAGCCACAGGTTTGAGTTTCCCGGATTTCGTCAAGACCGCCGAGGCCTTCGGCTTGCCGGCTTTCCGTATCCGTGATCACGGCGAGTTGGACAAAACCATGGCCCGGGTGCTCGCCGTTCAGGGGCCTGTGGTGTGCGACGTGATGATAGACCCTGACCAGACCATTGAGCCCATGCTCAAATTCGGTTCCGGTCTTGAGGACCTGAACCCTAAATTGCCTTTCGATGAAATAGCAAAAATCATGACGGTATCCAATAGCTGA
- a CDS encoding class I SAM-dependent methyltransferase, producing MVKKLTQQQAYRIGTDHQFIDPVALGPWTSYSLLNDPKHMGFVLARYKFCAKMLDGMDRVIEVGCGDAFGTPIVAQHVKKVTAIEPDARHIAGNKKRLAKIKNIDFRQGTIQDLKLPRASFCGAYSIDVIEHLDRHLNGPFVAGQAGILKKDGVCIIGTPNVTANEYASQRSRVQHINLHSQGSLRTLMEKYFKRVFMFGMNDEVLHTGYPAMCHYIFGMGVGSK from the coding sequence ATGGTTAAGAAATTGACACAACAGCAGGCGTATCGGATAGGCACGGACCATCAATTCATTGATCCCGTTGCATTAGGCCCGTGGACGTCCTACAGTTTATTGAACGACCCCAAGCACATGGGATTCGTGCTGGCCCGTTACAAATTTTGCGCCAAAATGCTGGATGGGATGGACCGTGTGATCGAGGTTGGCTGTGGGGACGCCTTCGGGACGCCCATCGTTGCCCAGCATGTCAAAAAAGTTACGGCCATAGAGCCGGATGCCAGGCACATTGCCGGCAATAAAAAACGTCTGGCCAAGATCAAGAACATCGATTTTCGTCAAGGCACCATCCAGGACCTCAAATTGCCCAGGGCCTCTTTTTGCGGGGCATACTCCATCGATGTGATCGAGCATCTGGATCGTCACTTGAACGGTCCTTTTGTCGCCGGTCAGGCGGGCATCCTTAAAAAAGACGGGGTCTGTATCATCGGCACGCCCAATGTCACGGCCAATGAATACGCTTCCCAGCGCAGCCGCGTTCAGCACATCAATTTGCACAGCCAGGGATCGCTCAGGACATTGATGGAAAAATATTTCAAGCGTGTTTTTATGTTCGGCATGAACGATGAGGTCCTGCATACCGGATACCCGGCGATGTGCCATTATATTTTTGGCATGGGCGTTGGATCAAAATAA
- a CDS encoding SDR family oxidoreductase, which yields MKKIVVILSISSDIGAHLARKYLRRGFTVVGTYRTKIHVQDLQGLPDCLLFKCDLGKRADLDRFVRQIRSKKLKWDILISCVGYPLPVIPFFDCDFDEWKGSVGVNAIEQLRALHMLHPYRNRRKADVIFFAGGGMNGSVVNFSAYTISKIMLAKMCEFLDAENKDLNVFIIGPGWTRTKIHKTILSDKRTAKAKVLETRDFLKNKNGTSLDDIYECVDWLCEQGKPVAGGRNFSVVYDPWREGKREKLKKALKTDPDMYKLRRNKNSFG from the coding sequence ATGAAGAAAATCGTTGTTATTTTATCTATTAGCAGTGATATCGGCGCGCATTTGGCCAGGAAATATTTGCGTCGTGGTTTTACGGTCGTTGGTACTTATCGGACCAAAATTCACGTCCAGGACCTCCAAGGTTTGCCTGATTGCCTTTTGTTCAAATGCGACCTTGGCAAGCGCGCGGATCTGGATCGTTTTGTCAGGCAGATCAGGAGCAAGAAGTTGAAGTGGGATATTTTGATATCCTGCGTCGGCTATCCTTTGCCGGTGATACCGTTCTTTGATTGTGATTTTGACGAGTGGAAGGGTTCCGTTGGCGTTAATGCCATTGAACAGTTACGCGCCTTGCACATGCTGCACCCTTATCGCAACCGCAGGAAAGCGGACGTGATTTTTTTTGCCGGCGGCGGCATGAACGGGAGTGTTGTTAATTTTTCGGCCTATACGATCTCCAAGATCATGCTGGCTAAAATGTGTGAATTCCTGGATGCGGAGAACAAAGACCTTAACGTGTTCATCATCGGTCCGGGGTGGACAAGGACAAAGATCCACAAGACCATCTTATCCGACAAGCGCACCGCCAAAGCCAAGGTCCTGGAAACGCGGGATTTTTTGAAGAACAAGAACGGGACATCTCTGGATGACATTTATGAATGCGTTGACTGGCTGTGCGAACAGGGCAAGCCCGTCGCCGGCGGCCGTAATTTTTCCGTGGTTTACGACCCGTGGCGTGAGGGCAAGAGAGAGAAATTAAAGAAAGCGCTCAAAACCGATCCGGATATGTATAAGTTAAGACGTAATAAAAACAGTTTTGGCTAG
- a CDS encoding TerC family protein, which yields MTTSSPVLWVVFNVFVVLLLVFDACVLSPRDREIKIRKAMALTGVWVLLAVFFNIGIYFWLGSQRALEFLTGYVIEQSLSVDNLFVFLLIFSYFKVPPAYQHRVLLWGIIGAQVMRAVFILAGIALLKQFHWLMYVFGGFLAFSGFKLFFEKEKEVDPEKSFVLRLFRRFFPVTKGYIGGAFGTVINGVWHATPLLVVLIAIETADIIFAIDSIPAILAVTKDPFIAYSSNIFAILGLRAMYFALAGVMGLFHHLHYGLGVILIFVGIKMLIGHFVEIPIVLALGFIAVTIFISIITSLLFPAGLKK from the coding sequence ATGACAACATCGTCGCCCGTGCTTTGGGTTGTTTTTAACGTTTTTGTGGTCCTTTTGCTGGTCTTCGATGCCTGCGTTCTAAGTCCACGGGACAGGGAGATCAAGATCCGCAAGGCCATGGCCTTGACCGGGGTCTGGGTCCTGCTGGCCGTTTTTTTTAACATCGGCATTTATTTCTGGCTGGGCTCCCAAAGGGCGTTGGAATTTTTGACCGGGTATGTGATCGAACAGTCCTTAAGCGTTGATAATCTGTTCGTTTTTCTGCTCATTTTTTCCTATTTTAAAGTGCCGCCGGCCTATCAGCACCGGGTGCTTCTGTGGGGGATCATCGGGGCGCAGGTCATGCGCGCTGTTTTTATTCTTGCCGGTATCGCGCTTTTAAAACAATTCCACTGGCTGATGTATGTCTTTGGCGGTTTTCTGGCTTTTTCCGGATTTAAATTGTTTTTTGAAAAAGAAAAAGAGGTGGACCCCGAAAAGAGTTTTGTCCTGCGCCTGTTCCGCCGTTTTTTCCCGGTGACAAAGGGTTATATCGGCGGGGCCTTCGGGACAGTGATCAACGGCGTCTGGCATGCGACACCTTTGCTGGTTGTCCTGATCGCCATCGAGACCGCGGACATTATTTTTGCCATTGATTCCATCCCGGCCATTCTGGCGGTCACCAAGGACCCGTTCATCGCGTATTCGTCCAATATCTTTGCCATTCTGGGCTTAAGGGCCATGTATTTCGCGCTCGCCGGGGTCATGGGGCTCTTTCATCATTTGCATTACGGTCTGGGCGTGATCCTGATCTTTGTCGGCATCAAAATGCTGATCGGACATTTTGTGGAGATCCCCATCGTCCTGGCCCTTGGTTTTATCGCGGTCACTATTTTTATTTCCATCATAACTTCTTTGCTGTTCCCCGCGGGCCTCAAAAAATGA